The Juglans microcarpa x Juglans regia isolate MS1-56 chromosome 8D, Jm3101_v1.0, whole genome shotgun sequence genomic sequence TGAATTGACATGCTTTAAACAAATCAATCCACAGCTTTCATAACAAACCTAGAATTTTCAACAATGTTTCTCAAACATcaaaccatttttcttttcccaagcTATTTTACAGAGTCGCTTTAAACCCGGAAAACCAactaatgatataaaattaagtaATGGAACTAATTACAGGAGGTGCAATGAAAACAGAAGAACAGCAAGCTTAAGGCATCTGTcctaacaataattttttacaaactgTATGCTAACAGCATAAAGATGAGCAAAAGATGTGTGGAGTTTAAGGTGGAGTATTCACTGTCAAACAACATCAAAGGATAACTCCTCGATAGCTAGAACATATACCATATGGTTGGGTTAAATGACACTCAAAAGCTGATGAAGAAAGCAAAGCTATAAGACCATGTAGATCAGTAGATGCAAGCAAATGTAAACCAACATATTTGCACCcgtttcttcctctcctcattGAAACTTAAATTTCCTAATTGACTAGATTTGTGTTATTAGTCAGGGACAAACTTTGGCTTAGGCAATTTGTTCCCGGGATAAGCATGTATTCTCCAGAGCTTTGGTTAGTACCTGTGTCTCCTCAATCTTGGGTTTCAAAtcatttttgagatttgcattgCACTCCTGGTACCTGAAGCATGTTAAGAGATGATCATTAACTATTCCTGCGACTTGCATGAATGAATATACAACAGTCGGCCCCACACAACGGAAGCCTCTTTGCATCAAATCCTTGCTTATGAGTTCTGCTTTTGGTGTCTTGACTGGTACTAGACGTGCATAACGAAACCCATTTTTTATTGGCTTATGGTTCACAAAGCTCCAGCAGTACTTACTGAAGGAACCAAACTCCTGCTGAACCTGCAAGagtaaatcatataaaataactaaCTTCAGAACCAGATCAATCCTACACTTTCTTTTACAATCTTGACCTTATACTAATTATCCAACATCTTGAGTTAGAAGCATAATTTTATAGGAACCAAAATAGGCATCAAGATAAAAACCAAAACCTTGGATAGGGAAAATAAAGATTTTCTCCTATTGAACTTGGCCGTTTGCATGCTTTCAATCTAGAACATCAGAACAATCTTGATTGATTGTTTGGGGGAAAAGTTTACTCTTAAATCTAAAATCCATAAACTAGAAATTTGAGGTGGACATCAGATGCATTAACAATGCTAGCTAAATCCTTATGCCTTTACctgattaattaaattaatgtctAACTTTTTATAAGGGCTTGATTGATTTATTACCTTAAGCATTTGTTTGGCATTCTCTACGACTGCACGGAGCTTTGGTTCAGAGAGTAACAGGCTGCCATCTACTTTCAAGGACATCAATTTCTTCTCTGTAAACTGTGCGATGGATGATGggttaaaattttcaaaaagtttCCTGTCAAATGGATCGAGAAACAAATATCAAGTATAGGTATGCAGCCAAAATTTCCCCTGTTTGAAATTTAAGTGAACAGAGTAGAAGCCCAAAAACCTGAATATGTCTCTCTTGTTAAGAATTGCGGACCAGGTTAGTTCTGCCAATGCTTGTGAAAAGACAAGTCGCTCAAACAACTTATTATCGTCATACACTGGAACACCCCATTCCTCATCATggaaaaaagtataatttggTTCTGTCACACAAAAGGTTCCAAATATgtgaattacttcaaattagcttataaataaattaagtacTGTAATTACAACTTTAATAACTCAAATTTTTCAGTGAATTAGATGCATAACTAAAAACCCAAAATGTAAGGGTAATTAAATCTAACACTAAAATGAAGccctttttttaactttttcaaatgtctttaaaaagaaaaatgaaaagaaaagtaatGTTAAAACCATAGATAGAAGATCATTCATTTCTCAAAAGACCTTAggtctctttaaaaaaaacatgattattattatttttttttatgggtaaacAAAAAGCATGATTATTGCTGAATGAACATGCTGAAATTACTCAAGTAGAGTTTGATCTATCACATATACATCCTTGGTATTGACAATCACGTCAATTCTGGTAGTGTTATGACTTACTCCAAACATATAAACCAATACTATGCTATGTCCATCAAATCAGACAGCCATTGGTTTACTCCAACTATTTGAATGGACAATGAATATGCTAAACTGCTATTCCAACCTGCCATGAGGTTGAGAAGTgaatccataacaataacataATGGTTAGGAGGACTTTTTCAGGCCTTGCTTGTAACTAGTTTATTAGTCTAGTCTCTTTTCTTAGTAAAAGTTTCATACCACTTCCCCCAAAACGAGATGGTATTCTAGGCGTATGAAGTATGTAACGGATCAATTCCCCATGACACGGATCTAGCATAATGCTTCAAAAAGAATGCTATTCCATGTGAGAGAAACACTACCATCCATCTTGCCAAAAAAGGATACTGCAAAGACCTACAGCAGATTTATAGCAACTGTCACAATTTATAGCCAGTTTAAGAGGTGAAAAGCGCCAGCTAATTTATTGGTGACATTGAAAAGCAACTTCATGCTGCCCTATTAGGAAGAACTTTGAGGGCCCGTTTTGTTTGGTCATCAAAAAcggatttgtttttttcttcttgtttttttttttcattacatttGTCATAAAAACATCAGGAAAGCATGTTTGAAAAATAGCCCACTTTTGTTTCATGTTTGTCTCTtccctcttaaaaaaaaacaactagaaAACGGCATGTTCCCAGGATTTATTgttgttttctggaaaaaaattgttttttgcCAACTACTGTTCTAGTTTTAGTCTTTTAGATGTACCAAACACACCCTAGATTTCTACACAATGCACAAGAACTTATCCGCAAAAGATGACCGTTGTTTTCTTGGAAATTCTTAGGTGTTCATCCGGAACAAAGTCCtgtaaattttaataaatggatTTTTACTTCTTTCGGTTCACCCAAGACAGTCGTTTCCTGTTTTCCGAGATATTATAACCTTCGAAAATAGGACAAGAAATTTGAACGTGAAAAGAGAACAATTTTTACACAAAGGGTTACCAAGCTGAGCACATACTGACCAGAGTAAGGTGTTATCCAATCGCATCGTTTCGGCGGACCAGAATTCTTCGGCGACGACAATGCCTCACCGTCGACACCATGCGGGACAACCTTAACAGGCTTAAACCCGGTGCGCCTCACCGTCCTAGACTTCACCGTTTTCTTCATCGAGGAACCGCTCGAAGAAGAATCCGAGGAGCACGAACTGTCAACCGAGACATTGTTCCGCACGGCCGGTTCCGGAATTTCGGAAGCCGGCTTTCTGAGCTGCTGTGGCCTCTTAACACTCTCGGGCTTCCGTTTAGGTGGTTCTTCGGAAACCCTAACTCTGTTCCCCGCCGGCCCGAGAATGGCTCGGGGTTCGGACACCGGTTTAGCCGATAATTGAAGCCTAGCGACCACAGACATTGCTTACGAAAATTCAAGCgctccaaaagaaaaaaacacctGTTCAGGGCTGATTACACCTCCAAAAATGACTACGGTCAAACCGAACTTCTGCTCACGGTGGACCCATCAAACACGGGCGAATTCTCTGGAAAATCAGTGGTGAGTGAGGGAAATTAGGGAATGAGTGGAGGGTAAAAACGGTACAAGATTTTTGGCGAGAAAGGAGATGGAGTCTTGAGGTTGaggagcagagagagagagagagagagagagagagaggaagagctGGGAATGGCGAGCAAGCTGCCGGGTTTCGGGAGGTTTTAAAAATgaggaagctgaatgtaaagGTACCGGTGACAGCCGGTGACAGTGCTGGCGTGTGGATGACCTTACCGTTTTGGTTTTAGAAAGCGATGGAAAGTCTTACGAAATACCGAATTTGCCATCCTCTCTTATTTCAAATTGCATTATAGTCCTCTCGTTCCTCTaaactttattcttatattttattattttaagaatcttttttctctctattacaatattattgttgttaatTTAATCGTGTCaactcaatgaaaaaaaaaatcaatgatgaAGAGTTGAATTCTTGTATCTATcgatttcttataaaataaagaaattttattttttattttagattttattaattaagttgtaTTTATTAGTATGATACATTTTAAATGATTGCCACATTTCAATGTTAAACTTATAAGATTATTTAAAATGCGTCGTATCAATAAATGCGATtcgaaacaaaaaaattcatcataaaaaatatataaatatatcaaaaagtTAGTCTATATACAATTGTTCTTACAAGTTCATACagttatctttaaaaaaaatttaaaattataataatattatttttaaaatgatattttttcttcttttaccccCATTCATCAATGAGACTGCACACGCAGTCCCCCACTCagaattacaaataaaatttctctatattcaaatcaacaaaaacatcaaagataataatttttttaaatgaatagtaataaaaataaaaaaagtaattacaTTAACTCAATTCATATCTCCTAAAGAATGAAAGTTCATGGTTTAGAATGAGATACATAAGGTGCATTTAATTCCTTAtctcttgagaaaaagaaaaaaattcaagacATCTCAATAAGACATTAAAAGACATGCATGTTTCTTTATTATGTCCcgtacaaaacaaaataaataaaacaaaccaatatattcatataaacataGGAACTATTAATGTCAAACATTCAAGGTGGTAACTTTGAACACTTGATGTCTGATGATGAGCTGTGTGTTTTACCTATGACTCTATTTTATATGGAAAACATGTATGATTACTAAATAATTACCACCGTCATTAGTATTCCCTTCGAGAAATGAGCCTAATCAATTATTCAGTAAATCAATGTCTCACTTTTGAGATGATTATGCCTCTATGGTCACCGTATCTACActtcatgtgaaaaaaaaaaaaaaaactctagaaTAGTGAAAATAAGGTGATATATATgacaaatagaaaaattctatgaATCAGTCACTATTCAGTTTTACACCAATTTCACATCCTAtatttataggtttttttttttttcacaggatgtgtaagtgttttttataaggtgtgagaTGTGGAGTAATTAATAATGgctgatgagaaaaattttttaACATACAATACCACCATTTTGCATcaatattttagatgaaattaaataaaatgaatcttataatttaacttttgattttttactATTTGTAACTTCGTTGTTTTAACACATTagttacaataaaaataaatttacaatttggcATATTGCATGAAGAtacattaatttgtaaatttatttttgtaaaatctatttGTGACTAAGAAGTTTCTATATTTATTGTgagatttattataattataaaaaaaataaaacatcaataatattttaataatatgaacCCATTTTAGtgatgcataaaaaaaaattgcttataaataattttttgaaattactttTAACGGATTGAAACGAAAGAGGACTGAATTTACATGAGAAAATATCTGCAAATAATAacttggaataaaaataaaaaaaaattgcttataaataattttttgaaattactttTAACGGATTGAAACGAAAGAGGACTGAATTTACATGAGAAAATATCTGCAAATAATaacttggaataaaaaaaaataaaattgagggtgagagagagatatcTAAGAAGTAGAAAGGGTATTTAGGGTAATTCGATGACGCGAGGAAGGTTTAGGCTTGGGGTCGTATTCAAGTTGGTATGGGGTGGGGAAGTTCCTTTACCGTTAACAAAAAGAATCCAAAGTTCCTCACCAGCTGGTGGGTAGCCAACggctatataatattatgaccTTGTCAATATATGGACCGGGCCATCAGATACTTTTAAGATGGGCCTGACAGTCTATATTCTACACAGATTTAAATGTAGGCCCAATAGAGAGATAACCGGGCTTGGGTTGGAATAAGTCCACACTTTGCTCTTCAGAATTGGAACTACAGCAGCCAAGGTCTCTCCTGCTTAGCCGCAACTAGAGCACGCATTTGCCGTTTTAGGTCGAGTTCTACGACTTATAAGATGTTTGTTGGACCCAAACtggtataaaaaataaaaaaataaaaatacaaacatttttataaGCTAACTGATGTGatgaaattgagaaatgatagttgcagtcgtgagtgtgcaagtgtcgtataatcattttgaaaaaagtgaataaatatgagatctatataaaaagaaatttattttttaatagtagacctcattttttttcaaagcgactgcatgACACTTATATACTGCatgactatatgtagcattactcgatGAAATTATACGTCAATGGTGAGTTTGACGCAAGGTTCGAAAAATGGTTCGATTAAGACAAGAAACTAAACCAATTTTAGTAGActttttgaattgtttaatGAACCGCTTCAATCGATCGATTTAGGCCCATTCAGACCAATCGTAATCGATTTTGAGCCGATTCGAGACGATTTCAAttgatttaaaactttatttatttttaagttgtctaacaactgattttttttttttttaaaaaaaaaaaatcttgtacaaaaatatgatggaattaaacatatattaaaattttcatcattttattcaataagaaTAGCAGggaaattgaaagataaataaaacgtgtagttttttattttctttagttgaacaaaaaaaCTAAGAGATGAATgagtatatattttgtattaaatttgcGGTTGTGTATAAAATACTACATTTGCCATGCACTTATAACTTAATGGTTCTTATCTTCTTCCTATTTGAcgcaaaaaaaatttcaaattgaggttaaatacataaattacatgtttattAAAACTAATTggattcatatcatatttttattgaaactagtcaatgaatttatattttatactcttttatacAAGATATTAAATGCTTGAATTgcattagatatattttttaattttttttattaacattgaAATAACCGATTCAAAATTGTTATGAATCGCCCTATTCAATTTGTCGAATCATTCTATAAATTGAATCTATACTTACccgatttcaatttttcaagcCTTAGTTTGATGTATAATAAACAACcttacaaatatatttactCTTTTATGAACAAATGGTACAATTAGTCCAGCCATTGCCTACCCATTTCCAGCAGTCATCAACTGCATGAACTAAAACAAAGTTTCCTTTTGCTTTCAGCTCATTCTCATGGTTACCCATTTTATCCCATTTTTAGCCCAAATTGTTTGCGGTCATTTTCGCAGTGCTTAATGTTCACTTCTCGTATTGTTTtctttcatgagaaaaatatCTCTAATATCTGTctatcagcttaaacttttaaCGATACGATAACCAATAATCTGTATTGAACATTCAAACCCTAACAAATTACCAAAAACTTGAACAAATCGACTAGTGAAGAAtgtgttagtattttttaataaatagatatTGTAATGTTTGTTTAATGTAGAATAATAGTGgcatttgaaatttgttttagtCATTAAGATTGAGAGCGGTATTAAcatgctttttattttcaagttctcaaatcttaaaaaaaagctTTAATGCTTATTGGTTAGTGTACTTTTGACTCTTTactttgttaatatttttttcattagtttGTGTGTGTTTCACTTTTTTGTTCTAATCTCATTCCCTTTGATTGCTGCCTCAATCTCATGGGCTGGCTACCGCtccaatatttttatgaaaaatgttactttgTTCATTCAACTTGTCTCTTCATTTTGACatttcatgtatttaatttttttctttacttaatagtcaagaaagtgactattcctgtattgatatattttttaaaatttttttaaaatgttttaaaatgataaaaaaatatgaataaaaaaattgaaaaatatgaaaaggccAATTTGGCCTAGAGGTCActtagagcggtgctactcaggcggtagagtagcactgctctatttttattagtacaagtttttaaagttttacCCAAAGCTTTGAAATTTGTTCCAGTAACCATTCTAGTTTAGTCATTGAAACGAGATATTTCTATATCGGTACGTTTTGGtgtatcattttaaaatagacgataattatatatatagactatattctaaaataatattaatacgtaTCTTAAAAACATAcgcaataatatttttaatacaagttttaaaaacacatttacttaaaatatacatatttattgatatatttattttatgtttaaaaccaTAATAGGTAAACATATTGTAAATTGGACTTTTGTCCCAATTTTGATAGGTTTGCCAGGTTACTAGACATTCAGAGATGGAGCTGGTTGGAACTTGGTCCATTAGATCAGGTGTTGTAGACATGGATGACAACATTGACAACCCAACACCACCCCCTCGCGCGCGCGCTTGAGATTTGATGGGAATCTGAGTGTCTAAATATGCAACACTGAATTACATACTCCCGTACATAAGAAGTAATATGCAATACAACTAATATGTTTCTAATAGTATGAAAAAATCACAGTGAAATAataagttcaaaataaaaaattataccaaaattactaatatcCCAAACTTAGAATATAACCATAAACATACTCAAACTCGTTTAACATCCATCAAGTGAGGCATAAAAGACAAAACATAAAGCATTGTATCAGAGTGGTACACTCCTTAGCGACAATATTGCATTTCATATAGTTTCCATATTACAAACTTAAGCAAACTAAATAGatatgaaaatataagatcaaCAACTTCACCCAAAATCCATCATGGCCGATCCACATCAATATATTTCATCAAGCCCCGTATGCTCCTCCTCTTTGGGATTCTCTACATCATGACTTGCTACATCACCTAACATTTTGGGGTGGGAATGGTAGTGGGATTACTATGGTGggatttctcaaaatttcagcAAGTTAGTCAAATAACTAACAACACAGATAATATACACATGGCTTACAATAAACATGagtttgcatgcatgacatgaGTTTGCATAtcataaaattgtatttttttctcccattcctttacaaagatcaaaataacatcattatcatcatcaaaacatcatagcttaatcttttaattatgtttatgGTACCCCTTGGCTACCCCCAAAATCTGTGTGCACCTCTAGTTATCTTCACCACTTAATAGGTAACGCCCTGCCAGTGGCTTCGTCTCAAGAGTACTCAAGCTTCATGTAAACATCATTTACTTAACGTACTCTCTAGCCTCCACTTGCGGAAAGACACATACATGCCCTCGCTCCAGGATCGTTACTATCCTATTTGAGGTTTTTGATTTTCTTCATTAATCTACTCCACATTTATGCGCTCCAGAATGGATAAAGGAGTTCGATTAGAATAATCCCTCATCCTAACATGGGTtgtgacaaaatattttaatgcttGACTTACATTTTGTGACATTTACATATGATTCATGACTGATGACAATATAATCATATTAGGAACATTTTTGAGACaacatttaaaaatttagaacatGGGTAATTATTATAAATGCATATTGATACATTCAATGAGTAAGTTATAAGCCAATTTACAAACTTTTCCTTAACTTAGTAAAGAAAATACCCAAAGgttgaaataaatatatggtaTGGTTAGAGACTTCCTAAACaaatcataaaattcataaacaatttTTCTGAAATTTCATAATTAGCAAAAATTGCAAATCTATCCTTTAATCCTTAGAAATTGCTTATAAGTCcttaaacttttaatatttgCAATCTAGTCCAAGATCTCACAAAACTTCATagaccataaaaaaaatatcacgtAGCAACTCAAGAAAACTCCAAATCTGAAACTTATGAACATAAACATTTCACTAAATGAAATTTAAGCCTAATCTCATGTTTGAAAGCTTTAAACCGAATTTATCCCAGATCAAGTCTCTAAAACAGAACTCGAAAAGCATGTTTACTCATTAAATTCACATCATAAATGTTCAAATTTACAATAAACAACAACTTAGCACAAACTTGGTCATTCCATGAACTTTTAAACTGTGATCTTTAAAAgtattcctttttttatttgtgcatTTGATGCTTAGATCAGAAAATAATTTGAGTCTCTAAACATATTCATGCCCAAAATCATCTCTTTAAAGGACTAAGATCAAATATTCATGTAGAACCGAAATGTGCTTTGAAAGAAAATTATCTGCACACTCTAAAATCAAACGGAGACATATGACCAACAAGCCTTGAACATAAAACTAAATCCTCTTCCAATGTATTGATTCTCTTGAATATCTAAACCATGCAAATCATCATCAAATCTTATCTAAGTCTAAACTTAAGTTATGAAAATTCGACATTTCAAAAATTACAACTAAACAAACAGCATTAGACTCCAAAGCTTGCACCTAGACTTTCAATCAACAACATTCATCAACAATCATTTACTTCTAGAAATTAAGCTGAATTTATCCCAGATCAAGTCtctaaaacaaaatccaaaaaacatgTTTACTCACTAAATTCACATCATAAATGTTCAAATTTACAATAAACAACAATTTAGCAAAAACTTGGTCATTCCGTGAACTTTCAAATTGTGATCTTTAAAAGCATTCATTGTtctatttgtgcatttttgctTAGATCACAAAATAATCTAAGTCTATAAACATATTCACGTCCaaaacaatctttttaaaagacTAAGGTCACCGAAATGTGCCTTGAAAGAAAATTATCTACACTCTCTAAAACCAAAAGGAGACATATGACCAACAAGCCTTAAGCATAAAACCAAATCCTCTTCCAATGTATTGCTTTTATTGAATATCTAAACCATGAAAATCATTATCAAATCCTATCTAGGTCCAAACTTAAGTCATGAAAATTCCAGATTTCAAAGATTACAACCAAACAAACAGCATTAGACTACAAAGCTTGCACCTAGACTTTCAATCAACAACATTAATCAACAATAATTTACTTCCATAAATTAAGCTCAACAACTTACTAATATAACCATCTTTCGATATCAAATGGTAGATGGAAAGTCCATTGTGGAGCAAGCAAAAGATTCTCAAATGATTGTAGCAGAAGTTAGATCCGATGTCATCAAGATTGGAGAAAATCTAATTGTTTGTGGCATCAGTGACTAGCTACTACCTTTATGGAGGGAGTTTCAAAAGTCGATGCACcataaaagaaagagacatCATTGCAGACCTTAGTCATATGTATTAGCATAGATGAGGAAGTTAGAGGCCAATATGCTTTGATGATTCAAAATGGCAATGAGGATTCTACGACagaggtaaatttaatttatgaaaatggtGGCTTGCCCAAAGGtcagaataaaaaaatagtcaattgaagttgtaaaaaaaaaatttcaagaaatttagTACACTTCACAATAAGGGCTTTCCAAGTCAAAAGAATAAGAACCAAGAActtttttcacaaaatcaagTTTGCTTTGTGTATGACGAAAGCTGACACTTTGCTCAAATTTGTAAGTTTTGGAAGAGAATATATTGTAATTGAGGAGCCATGACGTGAGAGCCATGGCCATAATTGGCATTTACTTAAGAGTTCGTATGAATCTCTATATATAATGCGTGGCCATCTAATGATGTTAAGTCACTGAGTTGACGagaattgaattatttgaatttttgaatatattctctagatataataaatacatttttgtcttatttcaaatttcatggaTCAAGTATAGTTTGGaagctttgaagtttgaactctTATATAAACCTCAAAATAAAGTTGTCTTGATGCATTGTAGGACGAGATCATGGGTAAATTTTATCCTAGCTTAAAGTGTCGGGATCCTCGTGATATcatcattcaaatttttatgaaaGAGATAAAGACACAGTGCGCGACCATCTAATGATGTTAAGTTGGCAAGTCTATGAGcattgaattatatatagagaTTCATACAAACTGTTATATATGATGTGAGAGCCATGGTCCTAAACTACATTTACTTAAGAGGAGGATTGGACTTACAATTTAGGCGAGCAAGGTCAACAAAGATATGGGCTATAGTAAGCTAATAAACATGCATAAGCGAGTCCTTGGCAGACAAATCATGATATGAGCTACCATTGAATAGGCAAATACCTCCCGAACTAAAGTTGGATGGACATGATATAAGATGAGCTAGTAAAACACGAAAGACCATTGGACAAGAGTTAGGTGAGCAATGCACATGGCGGACAAAGATAGGAAGCGAGCCATATTTTTATTTCGGGTGATAAAGAATAATAGGCAAGTAAGAGGCGATCAATACAACCAAGAAACATAATCAAGCTTACTTTGGAGATGAGGCATTATTTGTTCTCGAAGCGATTTGATTCTCTCATCAATCTCCTCTACACTTTTATTGATGAGCCATTCCAAGTGGTTCAAGTCTACAACACCCAGATTCTACAACCCTTTATCCCCAACCAACCTCCTGTACATGATTTGATTTGGGTCATCTCCCTCTCTCAATTCTCTCTTTGTTACTTCTTCAATTGCTCATTCGATTTGGTTATTCTTTGCCTCAGAAAACTTTTTTGGTTCACCAATTTTCTACTTTGTTCCACCTCAGGCATGCTATTAACCCTTGCAATCATATTTTATGCCCCCACGAGAGAAGGCTAAATCTCAGGTTCAGGGTCATAGGGACTGTAAATAATTGCACTTGTTTGGATTACACAAagggtacttagttgactaacaaccccttcttcctttttttgaaAGTGGCCTTCCTTGCGTTATCATTTTCTATCCATGTAaggtctactttttttttttcatcatggCTAGATCTATGGGGAAATGatttctcaaggaaaatatgTATAAGGTTAATGTCTGGCAATTTCTACCCCAAAAAAGCATGGTATATATAGAGTGAAGAAGGTGCCTATATTAATGTGGTAGATTGTATATTTGATTAATAGAAGATATGAATTGGTTGGGTAATTTATTGGTTTTTAAGATTCTTATCAATAATTGGAAAAGTATTTGGGTTTTTGAATATAGTAAATCTACTCAACCTCCCCATCTACTCCTACGCACTATTTATGCTGacgtgttttctttttctcatctcattcaGAATCGCCACTCCTCCTCCGTGTGACGTTCATGCGAATCTCCTCCCCCACCGTGCGAATTCTGTCCACACCCCATCCAACTCCACCCGCATAAATCTTGCCCCTCCCCCTACCGTGCATCTTGCTTCAAGGCCCCTGGAAAGCTTCTGTCTGGTACCCTACATTTATGTATTTAtagtttactatttttttaggcAGTATTAGCATGATTTCTTGGAGGTGATTCTTGATTTTGGGGTGTTGTTTGAACCCTGATTTTTTGAGTCTTGGGAGTGATTCCTGATTTTTGG encodes the following:
- the LOC121243663 gene encoding DNA-3-methyladenine glycosylase, which produces MSVVARLQLSAKPVSEPRAILGPAGNRVRVSEEPPKRKPESVKRPQQLRKPASEIPEPAVRNNVSVDSSCSSDSSSSGSSMKKTVKSRTVRRTGFKPVKVVPHGVDGEALSSPKNSGPPKRCDWITPYSEPNYTFFHDEEWGVPVYDDNKLFERLVFSQALAELTWSAILNKRDIFRKLFENFNPSSIAQFTEKKLMSLKVDGSLLLSEPKLRAVVENAKQMLKVQQEFGSFSKYCWSFVNHKPIKNGFRYARLVPVKTPKAELISKDLMQRGFRCVGPTVVYSFMQVAGIVNDHLLTCFRYQECNANLKNDLKPKIEETQVLTKALENTCLSREQIA